The nucleotide window GTGGACGAGGGGCTGCTGGCAGCGCAGCAGCAGTTCCATGCGAAGATCAGCTAGACGAAACTAACTTGAACGTCTAAGATCAATTGTCGGGAGTGCGAAAGCCATCCTGCCGAGCGCGTCTGTCGCTCATAGCCTTAGTGGCTCCGAAAGCGGGGGCCGACGATGGGCGGCCTCTGAGACTGGGCCACCCCCATCCCATCGTCGGTCCCTTTTTCATGACCGGATTCAATTCATCCCGGAGCAGATTAGGCGCCACTCACATGACCTCTGCGGGCCGAGCATGGGAAGATTAGGACAGGGTTGTCTTGCGTATTGCGGACAGCTGATTCTGCCCAGTCAAACAAGGAGCACCCGCAGTGCCTGTGGTTTCCACTCCATCAACGCTGAAGCACTCCGTCGGCGCCATCGACAACACGGAAGTGCTGCGTATCCGCAATGACTTCCCCATCCTGAACCGGGAAGTCAACGGACGCCCGCTGGTCTACCTCGACTCCGGAGCCACTTCGCAGAACCCGCTGAGTGTTATTGAAGCCGAGCAGGAGTACTACGAGCAGCGTAACGCCGCCGTGCACCGCGGTGCGCACAGTCTTGCGGTCGAAGCCACCGACGTCTATGAGGCGGCGCGGGAAACGGTCGCCGGCTTCATCGGCGCCCGTTTCAACGAACTGGTCTGGACCTCCAATGCCACAGAGGCCATCAACCTCATCACCTATGCCTTTTCCAACGCCACCGCGGGTCGCGGAGGAGAGGAAGCCGAGCCCTTCGTACTGAAGCAGGGGGACGAAATCGTCGTGACCGAGATGGAACACCACGCCAATCTGATCCCCTGGCAGGAACTGGCATTCCGCACTGGCGCTACGTTGCGCTACCTGCCGGTGGACGACGACGGTGCCCTGCACCTTGAGCGCGCCAATACCGTGATTACGCCACAGACGAAGATCCTGGCCTTCACGCACGCCTCCAACGTTCTGGGCACAATCAACCCGGTCGAAACGCTAGTTGCCATGGCCCGGGAAGTAGGTGCCTTCGTGGTGCTCGATGCCTGCCAATCCGTGCCGCACCTCCCTGTGGACGTAAAGGCGCTCGACGTCGATTTCGCAGTGTTCTCTGGCCACAAGATGCTCGCCCCCACCGGTATCGGTGCACTCTACGGCAAGGCAGAGCTGCTCAATGCGATGCCGCCGTTCCTGACCGGCGGCTCCATGATCACTACAGTCACCATGGAGCACGCAGCCTACCTTCCCTCACCTACACGTTTCGAAGCCGGAACACAGCGCATCTCGCAGGCTGTGGCACTGGCGGCCGCTGTGAACTACCTACAGGAAACCGGTATGGACCGTATCCACGCGTGGGAAGTTGAGCTCGGGCAGCGACTCGTAACTGGTCTGGAGCAGATCGTAGGTATCCGTGTCCTCGGGCCGGCCGCAGGCTTTGAGAGGATCGGCCTGGCAGCCTTCGATGTCGACGGCGTCCATGCCCATGACGTCGGCCAATTCCTGGATGACAAGGGCATTGCCGTACGTGTAGGCCACCACTGTGCGCAGCCACTGCACCGCCGGCTCGGACTGATAGCCACCACCCGGGCCAGCACTTATCTGTACAACACCACGGACGACGTCGATGCCTTCCTGGAAGCCGTCGCCGGAGTCCGCCCGTTCTTTGGAGTGAAGTAAGTGAGTTCCGAGCTAGAGCAGCTGTACCAGCAGATCATCCTGGAGCACGCGAAGCTTAGGCACGGAGCTGGCCTCGCAGAGCCGCCTGAGGGTGACAATGTGGGGGAGTCCCACATGCTCAACCCCACTTGTGGCGATGAAATCACCCTGCGGGCGTCTGTGCATGCCGAGGGGGATGAGCGCATGCTCTCGAGCATTAGCTGGGACGGACAAGGTTGTTCCATCTCTATGGCTTCTGCATCCGTACTCTCGGACATGGCGCTGTCCATGGAAAGAAGTGAGCTGATCAAGCTCATAGACCAGTTCCGCGAAGTGATGCGGTCCCGTGGCAGCATTGCGGTGGACGAAGAGATTCTCGGTGACGCAGCAGCATTCTCAGGAGTTTCGAAGTACCCGGCCCGGGTAAAATGCGCCATGCTCGCCTGGGTGGCACTGGAAGAGGCACTTCTCGCCGCAAACTAAGATCTACAACAAAAGAATGCCCGGAACCGTTTGGTTCCGGGCATTCTTGCTAATTCAGGTTTGACTAGGCATTCTTGCGGCGGGAAACTACCACTGCGGTAGCACCTGCGCCGAGGGCGAGTACGCCGGCGCCGCCCCAGAGGAGCGCGCTGGAGTCCAGGCCGGTGTCAGCCAAGCGGTCGCCATTGGCAACAGCGTCATCGTTTGCAGCATTGTCAGCGCCGCCACCGATACCGCCGGCAGCACCGTCTACGTCGCCCTCAACCACTACGGTTGCCTCAACGGTAACGGGATCGCCGTTCACATCAACGCCGGTAGCGGTCAGCGTGTAGGTGCCGGTTTCGTTGAAGGTGACGGGCACAGAGAATGCGCCCTCTGCGTCAGCCGTGGTGGAGTCTTCCTGAACTTCGGCGAAGATGATGGGACCGCTCACTGCTGCCGAGGCACCACCCGGGCCGAAGCTTGCGCCCGCACCATTCCGCGCCTCATTGGAAACGAGGATGCCGATACGTGAACCGGGAGCGAAGCCGGTTCCCTGGAAGAGAATGGTGGCCCCGATGCCAACGCGGCCTTCACTGACGGTGGCCGAAACGGGCGGCTGCGGGTAGGCGGCGTCGCGGGCCTGTGCAGCGCCGGCGCCCAGGAAGGTCAGCGATCCGGCGATGGCCAATGCGGTCAAGGTCTTTTTCATATGTGATCCCCCGTGGGTCAGATGTATAGGTGCATGCGTGAAGACAACTTACTTAGTTCATTTTTGACGGTACATCGATGAAACGTTTGAAGCAAGCTGGCATTGGCGTTCCAATCAACGTTTAACCTCATGTTAACACTAGGAAGAGCAATCCGGGCCCGATTGCTCCGGAATCACTACTTCAGATCTAGCCTGAACAGTAGGTGTAACACGCAGTTGGGGCTCGACCGTTTCGTACAAAGATGAGAATTCGAACTCAACAGTAGTCGATTCTCCAGGCTTGAGCGCGACAGTCTGTCCAGCCACCGGGCTATCGCCGTGACGGTAGGAGCCGAATGGTGCTTTTTCGCCGTCGACACTTGCTGACTCGAGCAGCCAATCTGAGGGACCATAGGCATAAATGTTTGTCCTAACCGTTCCTGGACTCACGCCGAAATACCCTCCCCCTGTTACATATTCAGGGAGAGCCTCCGCTGCGTCCTCCGGCGCATTATTGGTCAATGTCGCCCGGACTGCATACCGGTAGTACCCGTCCGGTTCGCATCGCTCAATGAGTTGTACCTCGCGTGCTACGTAGTAATCCATTTTGGCGCCGGTGCCGTCGTTGAAGTACACGCCTACAGTCGGCTCTTCGGTCACGATGGAACCACCAAGAGACGAAGCACTTATGACTGTCTGCTCATGTTTGTGCCCAGACCACGCGAACAAGCGCTGATCCTCCGCGCTCTTCCGCACTGCATTGAGCATCTCTACGGGGTCAGTGCTGCCTTCGGTGACAGCAGCAAAAATGTCGCTTGCTACCGCAGCAAAATAAGCGTCCTGCATCTGCGGCTCTTCGATTTCCCGATAGACATCTGAGATCAGGGTCTGGACCACATTCGCACTGTCGAGCGTTGTGGGCAGTTCCCCAGTATCTACAGGTAGGGAACCGAGTGAACTCAGCTCCACCGGGCCAGTTGCAACCAAGAGATGCGACAAGACAACGGCGTCTAATGCAACCACACCGTCAATCTTGCTCTTCGGGTTCTCCTTCTCCCACATAGCTTGGGCAGTAGAGGCTGCGGTAGGGAAGTCTGGGGTGAGGTTGACGTTCTGCATATACCCCCCAAGGCGCGTGGTGTAGATGCGTTCCTGTTGTTCATCCACTTCCAGCGGCGGCTTGAATCTGCCCAAAGCTGAGGCGCTGCCATGGTCGGTGAACTCGATTTGACCGTTGCTTGTCTTGAGTACAACCAGGGCCCCCGGGATGCCACCCGTTGCACGGATCTCAGCGTTGTTCTGTACCAGAACCAGATAGTTCCGATCACCTGCGCCTCCAAGCATTGCCGGGAGGATGTCCGCCGCTGAGGCCGCGCCGCTGAGGGTGCTTTGGACGCCCTCGAGCGCTAACGTGGCTTGGCTAAGGGGCTCTGACAGCTGCGGAAGG belongs to Arthrobacter crystallopoietes and includes:
- a CDS encoding cysteine desulfurase, giving the protein MPVVSTPSTLKHSVGAIDNTEVLRIRNDFPILNREVNGRPLVYLDSGATSQNPLSVIEAEQEYYEQRNAAVHRGAHSLAVEATDVYEAARETVAGFIGARFNELVWTSNATEAINLITYAFSNATAGRGGEEAEPFVLKQGDEIVVTEMEHHANLIPWQELAFRTGATLRYLPVDDDGALHLERANTVITPQTKILAFTHASNVLGTINPVETLVAMAREVGAFVVLDACQSVPHLPVDVKALDVDFAVFSGHKMLAPTGIGALYGKAELLNAMPPFLTGGSMITTVTMEHAAYLPSPTRFEAGTQRISQAVALAAAVNYLQETGMDRIHAWEVELGQRLVTGLEQIVGIRVLGPAAGFERIGLAAFDVDGVHAHDVGQFLDDKGIAVRVGHHCAQPLHRRLGLIATTRASTYLYNTTDDVDAFLEAVAGVRPFFGVK
- the sufU gene encoding Fe-S cluster assembly sulfur transfer protein SufU, giving the protein MSSELEQLYQQIILEHAKLRHGAGLAEPPEGDNVGESHMLNPTCGDEITLRASVHAEGDERMLSSISWDGQGCSISMASASVLSDMALSMERSELIKLIDQFREVMRSRGSIAVDEEILGDAAAFSGVSKYPARVKCAMLAWVALEEALLAAN
- a CDS encoding LPXTG cell wall anchor domain-containing protein, whose protein sequence is MKKTLTALAIAGSLTFLGAGAAQARDAAYPQPPVSATVSEGRVGIGATILFQGTGFAPGSRIGILVSNEARNGAGASFGPGGASAAVSGPIIFAEVQEDSTTADAEGAFSVPVTFNETGTYTLTATGVDVNGDPVTVEATVVVEGDVDGAAGGIGGGADNAANDDAVANGDRLADTGLDSSALLWGGAGVLALGAGATAVVVSRRKNA
- a CDS encoding DUF4012 domain-containing protein, with the translated sequence MQVKDNLEATTQLVPAMQSAIAEGNIKEAAAYLDQIETHTAEARGAGTDPLWRAAGALPWFGQNFSAVTDITVAADVVVSAAAPLMGSLGPGVLEVFVPKDGKIELQPLQELSPKLMRASATVDAAHESLDQIDQEQLLPQLSEPLSQATLALEGVQSTLSGAASAADILPAMLGGAGDRNYLVLVQNNAEIRATGGIPGALVVLKTSNGQIEFTDHGSASALGRFKPPLEVDEQQERIYTTRLGGYMQNVNLTPDFPTAASTAQAMWEKENPKSKIDGVVALDAVVLSHLLVATGPVELSSLGSLPVDTGELPTTLDSANVVQTLISDVYREIEEPQMQDAYFAAVASDIFAAVTEGSTDPVEMLNAVRKSAEDQRLFAWSGHKHEQTVISASSLGGSIVTEEPTVGVYFNDGTGAKMDYYVAREVQLIERCEPDGYYRYAVRATLTNNAPEDAAEALPEYVTGGGYFGVSPGTVRTNIYAYGPSDWLLESASVDGEKAPFGSYRHGDSPVAGQTVALKPGESTTVEFEFSSLYETVEPQLRVTPTVQARSEVVIPEQSGPDCSS